Within Bradymonas sediminis, the genomic segment AACGACACCACCGCCGGTTGGTACGCGGAGCAAGACGCAGCGGCGCGCCATTCAATCCGCACCTTTTTGCGCAGCGCCGACGAAGACGTGGTGCGCAAAATGTGTGAGGCGGTGTTTGAATCGGCGGCGGCGCTGGCGATCTTGCCGGCCCAGGATATCTTCCAATTGGGAGGCGACGCGCGGATGAATGACCCGAGCGGCAGACACCCTAGCTGGGGCTGGCGAATCGACGCAGACCTGCTGGCCGATTCCCCCGACTGGAAATGGTACGCCAAACTCACTAAGACAAGCGGGCGGGCGTGAAAAAAGCGGGGCGGTCGCCGTCAAAGCCGCTAAATCTGCCCACTTGCCCCTTGAATCCTGCCGCTAACTGCGTAGACTGCCGGTGTCTTGTGCGAGGCCATTTTTTGGCGCCTCGAACCGCTATTCGGCCCGGATTCCGGTCTCGCATTTTTTGAAAAAGCTTTTGTATTCGATCGATTATTTCAATTGCGGATAAATTCGGCCATCTCAATGAGACTGCGTCGAATCCCGCGTATAAAAAGAGGCATCTGATGAGTGTATCCGTAGAGGTCCCGTCGCTGGGTGAGTCTGTTACAGAAGGCTATATCGCCGAGTGGAAAGTCAAAGTAGGGGATCATGTCCAGGCCGATGATATCATTCTGGATTTGGAAACCGACAAGATCACCGTCGCGGTGCCCTCCCCTGTCAGCGGAACGGTCGTCTCGCTCCACGGCGAGATCGATGACGCCGTCGACGTCGGCGCGGTCATCGCTGTGATCGAAGAAGGCGATGCCCCGGCCGCGAGCGCGAAGGTCGACGCGAAAGAAGAAGCTGCGCCGAAAGCGGCCGCACAGCCGGCGGCCAAAAAAGCCGACGCCGCCCAAGCCCCCGAAGGCCTGAGCCCGGCGGTCAGCCGTCTGGTCGAAGAAAACAACCTCGACCCGTCCAAGATCAAAGCCACCGGCCCGAACGGTCGCCTCCTCAAAGGCGACGTCCTCGCCCATCTCGAGAAACCCCAGGGCGGCGTGCAGCCCCCCGCCGCCTCGCAGGGCTCCAACGAAGCGCGCGAAGAGCGCGTCAAGATGAGCCGCTTGCGCCAGACCGTCGCGCGTCGTCTGGTCGAAGCCCAGCAGACCGCTGCGATGCTCACGACCTTCCAGGAAGCCGATATGTCCGGCATCCAGGCGATCCGCAAAAAGTACCAGGAGCGCTTCGTCAAATCGCACGGCATCAAGCTCGGGTATATGAGCTTCTTCGTGAAGGCCGCGGTCGAAGCCCTCAAAGAGTTCCCGGCCGTCAACGCCGAGATCGACGGCGACGAGATCGTCTACAAGAACTACTATAACATCGGCGTGGCCATCGGCGGCGGGCCCAAAGGTCTGGTCGTTCCGGTCATCCAAGACGCCGATCAGCTCGGATTTGCCGAGGTCGAGCAATATATCACCGACCTGGCCGGCAAGGTGAAGGATAACTCGCTGAGCCTGGCCGAGCTGCAGGGCGGCACCTTCTCGATCACCAACGGCGGCATCTACGGATCGATGCTCTCCACGCCGATCCTCAACCCGCCGCAGAGCGCGATTCTGGGCATGCACAACATCATCGAGCGCCCGGTCGCCGTGAACGGCGAAGTCGTCATTCGCCCGATGATGTACCTGGCGCTGTCCTACGATCACCGCATCATCGACGGACGCGAGGCGGTCACCTTCCTGAAGCGAATCGCCGAGCTGCTTGAGAACCCCGAGCGCATTCTGCTCGAGCTCTAAAGCCTCGCAGCCCGCCCTATCCTCTCGCCAGCGCCGGAGGATAGGGCGGGCTTAACTCTTTTATTTTCTTCAAAAAATACGAGTTTGATCATGTATGATCTGGTAGTGATTGGTTCGGGCCCCGGCGGCTATGTCGCGGCCATTCGCGCTGCACAATTGGGCATGAACGTCGCCTGTGTCGAGAAATATGACACCTTCGGCGGCACCTGCCTGAACGTCGGCTGCATCCCCTCCAAGGCGTTGCTCGAGTCGAGCCACAAATTCCACGACGCCAACGGCGAGTTGGCCGAGCATGGGATTAACGTCAGCGGCGTCGAGCTCGACCTTGAGAAGAT encodes:
- the odhB gene encoding 2-oxoglutarate dehydrogenase complex dihydrolipoyllysine-residue succinyltransferase, with protein sequence MSVSVEVPSLGESVTEGYIAEWKVKVGDHVQADDIILDLETDKITVAVPSPVSGTVVSLHGEIDDAVDVGAVIAVIEEGDAPAASAKVDAKEEAAPKAAAQPAAKKADAAQAPEGLSPAVSRLVEENNLDPSKIKATGPNGRLLKGDVLAHLEKPQGGVQPPAASQGSNEAREERVKMSRLRQTVARRLVEAQQTAAMLTTFQEADMSGIQAIRKKYQERFVKSHGIKLGYMSFFVKAAVEALKEFPAVNAEIDGDEIVYKNYYNIGVAIGGGPKGLVVPVIQDADQLGFAEVEQYITDLAGKVKDNSLSLAELQGGTFSITNGGIYGSMLSTPILNPPQSAILGMHNIIERPVAVNGEVVIRPMMYLALSYDHRIIDGREAVTFLKRIAELLENPERILLEL